tgttttttgaggaaaacattccaggacctTTCCCactttaatggacttcaatggagCCCAACACCCAACAGCCCCAATGCAGctcaaaattgcagtttcaaaggactccaaaccatctcaaacgaggcataagggtcttatcttgcAAAAagattgttatttttgacaagaaaaataaaaaatatgcacttttaaaccacaacttctcgtctctGTGACAAGCCAGCATGACCTCACGTAactgcgtaatgccgtggaaaggtcacgtgttacatatataaaatgtacatttgcggaccattttaaacaataaactgacacaaagacattaattagtatcatttcacatacaacaatgtcggaatggtcctctttctccacacttgtaaacactggggtgtaatTTCGTatatgtcatccgtgacctcttgacgtgatgacgtattgcgtgaggtcgcactggcgcgtcacaggaccggaggaagacaagaagctgtggtttaaaagtcatatatttttttttgccaaaaatgacaatcgtttcgctagataagacccttatgccttgtttgagatcTTTTAgcgtcctttgaaactgcaattttaaactgcattaaaactgttaagtgttggggtccattaaagtccattaaaataagaaaaatcctggaatgttttcctaaaaaaaatataataatttcttctcgactgaacacagaaagacatcaacattttggatgacatggtggtgatctggattttttttaagaaagttgactaatcctttaataaaggGAGTCATTCAATAAGAGCTAAATATACAAGTTACCTTTAATTCAAGCTCAATTGAAGAAGGTTATTATAGTAAAACACTGGAAAAACCATACagacaaaaaaatgtgttgatcTCTATCAATTCAGTTTTTAAGGAGTAAAATGACGGAAAACACTGTGTATACTGTGCTACCATTGACATGTATGCATGAAAACAATATTTAGGACTGAATTAAGATGAAAGTTGTCTCACTGTGAGAAATACAGATATATTTGTGATGGGCTTGTCTCCATGGTGACAGCCAGCGGGTGCAAGTGTCAAACTGACTTTTAACAGGCTGCATCTCATTTTTTCCATGTATGACAACAAGTAAACAACCCTAAAGATGTCtctgttgtttaaatagcactATACAATTAGAAAATTTCAACCGCAATGTCACATAAACAATTACATTACAATTACATAAACATCTTCGGATTGATTTGGGACTTTGGCTATATTGTTAATATTGACATTTGTTTGTGAGAAGGTAACAACATTCCAGAAGAGTGAAATATGAGCTGTTAAAGATATTGGAGTTGAAAGCGTGTTGACAAGACACAGGGTCTCTGAAATCACTTTTGTCCTTTCAAAGGTAAGATGCTATGCTCAAGGCTAGTTGACAGCACACTACCTGTATAGCAGCATAACAGAGACGAAggactgacattatttcaaccagcTCTCTGCAATTAAAAGGGACCATCTTTCACTCGAGGATAACATTACTAGAGCCCAGTTATGTGATTTATGATGAGGCTGGAGTCTGTGTTTGACAGTATTTTACTGTAGATGCTATGACATGGCCTGTAGGTAATACTTGTTATGTCCTAGGAATGTAAGCTATCCTCTTTTATGCAGTCTTTTTTCATAGTTCAGACTACCCTAAGACATTTAAGTTATGCCTAAAACTATTTTGCCTACATATGTTGAAAGCACATCATAATCATAACAGAATTAGTATCAACCCATTCTCATGacatgcgtataaatagcatgctttttaaaaagttgttcAATTCATACGCCAAAgtccaattttgcgtgcatatgacacgccagtccttcccattcacttaataCCATGCATATTTGGGATTTGGGTAATAGGATGCCATTTTAAAGACtaggtgcatgatctctgaaagccaaagttgatatttgaaatcacctaaacaaacacacctctaccccaatagaatctggaccttcttttgatagacctgccccacacatacgcaactcaGGCAACGATGCCGgttaacaaacacgccccttactgctgattggctacaagtgtgttttggtactcagcacgactcccttttccaaagtgttttttcaaaaatctcGCACCCGGCCTTTAATGTCGttaattttttaaaccattgcttggagttggggttagaataagggttaggatgtcattttatgttagaATAACAGAAAGTTCTAACCTAATTGACTTCAAACGACAatgaaaaaattgagaaaccaatacataacaaaatgctagcttagcttagcacaaagactggaagtgaatggctccagttaggctcccaataagtgacaaaataacgccaacattttcctatttatatgttgtgatttgtatagtcacagcgtgtacaaataacaaggtcatatgagacacagcaatcttttaaccgtatacataaagataactatattctcagaaggcaaagcactgctacatgggcggagtgagtctttgtgctaagctaagctagcgggggtgaataagctaaattcccaaaatgtgggcgtgttcttTTAAGGACTGGCATCATattatgcacgcaaaattggactttggcgtatgtattgcacaacttttcaaaaagtgtgctatttatacgcatttccTTAGAATGGGATGATTGTAATAGTTCCTTTTGAGTCTCTTGATGACAGGGTTCAAATATGCAGAAGATGCTGAAAAACCAAGATGTGGACCAGGAGGATTTTCCTGATGATCAGTAAACAGTTACCAGGACAAACAGGAAATCCCATAAACAACTATCACAAGACATAGAAACTGTTATTGATTGTGCAGAATTAAGAATGTAAACTTTTgaactgggttattttttagaaaTTCTGTTATCTATGTTGAAAACTTTCTGTAAACATGTGAAATAACTTATTCAGGGCAGGActaaaattaaaaccaaaaaaatcattttatttgcattttatgcAAGTTGTATGTAAACATATGACCTCAACTGTATGGTGTGTGTACCTTTACTTTTTTCACAATGTTTTATGTatatacattaataaaaatacatacataaacatGTGAATAAACTTTAAATGATACATTTTCAAGTCATATTCAAGTGGGCATGCATTAATGTGTGACGTAAGGGTAATGTCCTCAATGCTGATTGTGCAAGAATTAAAGAAAGCAagacagaatattttttaatctTCAGTTTGTCAAGTGGTTATTaagtaaataatacaaaataaagttaaatgaacatagcATACATTTTTATTGGCCAGCACTCTTGCAAACAGATTCCATCTCTTTATCTTTTCatctttaaattaaatcttttttctAAACCTTTGAAGGGGTCAGATCTCTCAGAATAGAGTGACATGGACAATAACCCCTGTGAACTCCTGTGTGAACTCTTGAACTCTCACACTGTGTGTTACCATTTGTTGAAAGCAAAGGTTACTTCGGTTGGTTCCCTATTTAGATGGAACAAACAACACTTCCTTTTTAGAGGCAACTTCAAAATCTCTGTAAACAGTAAGCATTTGTAGATTAATTTCAGTGGTAAAAACCCCACACTGATTGAcctaatctatctatctatggtGGAATTGGCCTTTAACTgactaaatattttatcagattTACGACAAAACCAAAGATACGGATTATGAGAACAGTGCTTGTCTGCCCCCCTCTGGCTAATTTCAGAGAATGCATCTAATTTAAACTATCAAAAAGATTCTTACTGTGGTACAGGACAgaaattcaaataaaactatattgtatgacTTTAAGAAGAGACCCCTTGTTACATACAAACATTCATAGTTAATAAGGTATATGATAAtatcaaatttatttaaaaaaaaaagtattaattaataaatcatttaaaaataaataaaacttaacCCTTGAGAATCATTagatttcactgtaaaaaaaaaactgtatttacaagTAATTTTAACTTAGTATTATTTATCTTAACCAGAGattagtttttataagttgtagcaactcatcaagataaataatagtaagttgacatgacttgtaaatttgagttgattaaacttaaaaatgtaaggcagcaaagaattgTTTACACTACAGCGTATGTAAAAAAAGGGATTACAAACTGGGATACTAGCAATCTTTTATTGATAATGGTGCAAATAGGGTGCTCTGTGAATATTTAAAAGACATTAACAAATATTTCAGTCACGCAGGACCATCCCCACTAGTGTTATCAATAAGTTTACAACATTTTAGACAAATTCTTGATCAACACATATAAATACAATCAATGAAGTATTGACCAATCACTTGACTGACAATTCACCaagtatacttaaaaaaatgttgtaaGAAACTAGACAGATTAAAATCCTCATTCAACCATGAGGTTTGTATTCAAACAAAAATCAAGGGTTGAGGTTTTTACTCAATTTTGAAGGACTTAATTATTGTACCTTGAAATCATGGTGGGACTTTGGTTACACATAAATTGAAAAGCGAACATGATCCCGTTTTTGATGATCTGGAAGTATTAATAAACCCAACACTACACTTTTCATGCCTGTTTCACATATATGCAGACACTGTCAGCGAGGACTCAAGGGAAAACGAATGATTAAAGTTGATCACGTCCTCATTTCTATTACCCCTGTCAGCACATCTAGGAAGAATGTACTAGAACCTGCCCCAGATCTATAATCCACTCCCACTTTAGTATAATCCAAAGTGCAAAGTTTTAGTGTTTCTCAACCAAGGGGCCGGGGGCCACTAGGGGGCCTCAACAAACTTCCAAGGGGGCCTCAAGATAAACTtgcattaaatcattaaataatcTAAAACAACTAACAAATCAAGTACTTTCTTAGTGATTAgtaatttataaattaatacACGTGTTTCCAGTTACTGCACTCTCTATAGTCATTTTAAGGTAAATGTTGAGCTGCGCTTCAAATATCGTTGTGGTCAGTAAAGTCAGAAAAATTCAAATCTATTGCTTCAGAGGAAGAGAGGTTTGTGCTAATCACAATCACACAATTTGATGTGATTGCATTTGTGTAGTGTAACTAACACTGCATTAGAAGCGCAAAGGGttatgggttcgatcccagggaacaAACAGTTAAAAACGTGTGTACCTAAGTTACAATGCACTGTAAGCCAAATgcataatgtaatgtaaaatgtattacTAAATTTGCGTGACTGCTTCCTGTGGCCTTGACAGGGAAGCATCCACGCCTTGTAAACGCAACACCGCCCGCCTCTCGCTGGCACCCCCAAACGCAGGCGATGATTGGGCAGCGCAAATGTATCAACTCCCCTCGTCCACCGAGCACCGGTTGAGCACATTCTGTCACCTGCGTTACCGTTAAATGGAGGAACGTCCCTGTGAAGGGGCACCGGGAGTATATATCAGTCATGGAGCAGAGAACGGCCCGGATCGACCGAACAAATCGGTAAACAATGATCAGAACCACTGTCAGTTCCAGAACGAGAAAACGCAGACGAAGAAAACAGGTTGGTGACCAGCGAGACTCGCCCGTTTCTCCTCTAAACTCATTCAAGCTGCAAATCCGCGTCGTCTTGTGTCTATTTACACGTACAGTGCTCAAGTAATGCCTAATACCAAACGTGTTTCGCTGACTCCGGTGTTTTATGTAGTTAAATTAAGCGTTAGCCTCGAAGCTAGCTAGCGTGTAGGGACATTGACCTTGTGCACCGGTCTCTCAACACACTAGTTTACAGATCACACGTTTACCTGACTTTTAACTCTTTTGGAAACGCAACTTTCAATTTGATACCTTTTAAAGACTAGGAGTATGTTCGTAGGGGATCCATAATAGCCTGTTAGCTCTGTCCCATCGCTGCCACAGCAACATGAACCGGCTCCTGTGGAATGTTCCTGCTCGTAGCTTAAGCTTGTTCTGTTATTTCCTGTCCGCCATGATGGACGGCCGAATCTCACAAACTTCGCTGCAGCTTTTTTCCTCTCACAAACAGAACACCTTTGTTGCACGGCTCGTTTATGTAGTCGGCTGTGCTAGCTTTGTTCTTAAAGTCACTAATAGCTATGTCTAGGGGTGTCTGTGCGCGGGAGCTCGAAACGGGGCCTATTGCTCTCGTGTCACCGTCTGACAGTCATGTGAGCGGGCCTGGCAGTGGCTGGACTCCCGCTCGCCACCGTTTCACTGTCGGAACTCAAAGGTGGCCAGGATAACGTTGAAAAATTATATAAGTGTACAAATACGATGAAATTTGGATACTGTAGATGTCTGTTTAATCGCGTATAACCGATGTAGATGGATGTGATCTTTTGATAAAACAGTAATGACttgtatattaataaaaatagcaTTGACCATATCGCTTATTCAGAATCGCCAGTGCACGCTTATTTGCGTGTGCAACTACCCAGGACGCTTATTGTGGCCCTTCTGCTAACTCGCGTGCAAATCTCGCGTGGTTCGATATTTAGCACTGTGTCATTATAAACAATATGATTATAATGTGTACACTTTTGAGTCAATGTAAAAGAACAACACGAGTTTGGGCAAACTTTGGGTTTAGGGCCACTTGATACTGAGTTATGTCAGCAGTAACGCGGCGATTTAGCATGTAGTGGCACCACCCTAAATAGTAAACGTTTGTGTGTCCCTAAAACAGTTTACATTTAATGCACACAGTCTTTTTGCACGTTTTACAACCCCCTTCTTGAAATGTTTTTGAAGCTGCCACATTAAAATAGTTGAAATGTATAAACAATCACAGCTGCCTGCAGCTAATCATGCAAGCTGCCAACTTAGCATGCTAGCTAGCTGATGACTTGGCCGGTTTGTTCACCGAATTAAACATGCAATCGTCATTTTACATTGCCATAAAAGTAAAGGGAATAAGTGTAGTTTGACTAAATGAATAGCATTTATATCCACCGATGTCTGTGTATTATATGTTTAAGCTCGTTATCTATAACACGATGAGTGTTCTAGTAGTACCGCGCTATTTCGACGGTACGAATGTCTACTTATTGACGATTAATAATGTTCATCTGTATTAATaagtattttaatataacacagatgctatataaaatgtattttatttgcgtTTAAGTAATCTCCACTTTAGATGTTTCTAGATGAAGTTCACATTTCCACATAAACGAAAGCTAAAACGCATGTTAAAGGGGGTTTCAAGTACCCCTTCAACTTTAATTTTGAAACATTTTTGGCAATTTAAATGGCCTCCACCAATGCTGGGGAACTACCCAAATATGACTGAGTACTCCATGTTGACACGTCATACCTCCGGTTAAAAATAGGGCGATGTCAACCGGCCGAGGAAAGCATGGGGTACTTTTCACGCCTCATATTTTCAGCATCAAAGAACAGAGGTCGTGTAGTACCATTTATTAAACTCATCCCATTTTCCCACATTCATTATTTCGGGTATTGCATTGCCCTGCTGCCTTTCTGTCTTAACCTGCTCACATATACTGTACAAGGATATCATTTCTGCTGTGTGAATTAATTTTAGTATGTATACCAGGCTGCTGGGATGGTTTTTGTTCTAATTTCGGACTTAAATTCCCACGGGCACATTCCTTGAGCTGCCATAAATAGTTTACATGGAAATCATGAAGTCAATCAGACTGTGTTATGCATACTTGCCCAACAAAGAACATCAACATGATGGTCTAATCTTTCATTGATCCATTTAAgatacattaaagggatagattacccaaaaatgaacattctgtcatcatttactcactcccatgttgttacaaacctgtatacatttcttttttctgatgaacacgaagaaaGATATTAACAAAGGAATACTATgggagtgaatggggctcatgttTGGTTTTGTTACAAATGTTCCTCAAAATGTCTTTCATttttgttcatcagaaaaaagagaTTTTAGACCGGTTTGTGGCAGCATGGGAGTGAGTagatgatgacataattttcatttttgggtgaactatcccttaaataTAAACAGTTTTCAGCTCCTTttttttaagacttttactACATTGCCATAGTTTTACGTTCTGTAaaggctgtccaatcacagatATTTATCAAGTTGTTATTTCAACAGAatccttattaaaagtattgaaaCCCCCACATGGTTTCTCATTGTGAGTTCCAGTCGTCTTCATGACCCTGACTTGCTTCCACTATTAAGCATACCTAGTCTAAATATTCCTTGACCATGTACAAACATTGACTAGACTTGAATTTTGCTTTCCTGGAACTTGAGATCTAATCTGGACATTTGCCAAAAATTGTTGTTTCGGTAGATCAATTAATTCAGAATTGTGGTTGGCGTTccatttaaatgtttcttttgtctCTTCTATGCACAGAAAATGGGAAACTAAATGGAACTCTGAAGGAGGGAGAGGTGACTCCCACATCCTTTAACCCAGACAGCTCCCTGCACCCTGCGAACGGCAATGGCGATAGACACGTGCTAGAAATCAACTTGAAACCGAAGCCCACTCGTCGGGCCTTCACCACTGAAACAACAGGGGACAGAAAAGGTAGAAACACTAGCAGAAACAGTATGGACTTCAAGTCCTCAGAGCTGAACACAGTTGAGGGCAAAAAAGAGATTTTGGCTTCGTTGAATGGTGTAGTGTCCCTCACCAGCTCTGTACTGCTTACCAACGGTTACCCCAGCAAACCTGGAGCCGACAATGATGGCAGTGGTTCAGAGAGTGGATACACTACTCCCAAGAAGCGTCGGGCACAAAGGAATGGCAAAACTGGGGACAATGTGACCGCTTCTACCCAGGGAAAAGCCATGCAGCAGGGCAGCAAACAAGGTCACGGTTCTGCGGCACCAGAGTCTGCCGACAGAGTCTCTCAGATGGAGAGTGGCAAAGCTGGTTCAAAAGCAGAAGGACATACAGCATGCCACTTAAAAGCAAGGGAACCACCCGCGTCTCCCACCACACCCCCTCCGCCAGTGACCGAACTTCAACGTAAGAACTCTGACAGCAAAGCAACTGGGAAAAAGTTTGAGGAACGGTCCAGCAAAGTTAAGGTGGCCGCATCCACCAAAGAGGACTCATGGACCTTGTTCAAGCCTCCGCCTGTTTTTCCTGTGGATAATAGTAGCGCTAAGATTGTGCCTAAGATCAGTTATGCAAGCAAAGTAAAAGAGAACCTCAACAAGACTGGCGGGGAGGCTCTCACTCCTGCTCCCCAGGTGCCTGGGAGACCACCACAGGTCCCCATGTCTGCGGTGAAAACCATCACCTCAGTTAGCTTTACCAACGGTCCCCTACCAGGGGAAGGGAATGGCTGTCCCCTACCTGGACCCCATTTCAGCTCAACGGCAAGCACCGGTCCTCTGCTGGTGTCCCCGGCTGTTCCCTCTGAGAATGTAGCATCTCCCCCTGGCGGAAGTACCGCCATTGGAAGTTCAACCACCTCTTTGACTGAGCCGAGGAAGGCCAGTCTGTTTGTTTACCCCAATATGCAACACTCTCTCCCTAGTGGCCGCCAGGCCAACCCCCCTGCTGCTCCGACAAATCAGAAGTCTCTGGGGGACATTTTTCAGAATCAATGGGGCTTGTCCTTTATCAACGAACCTAGTGTTGGTCCGGAGGGCGTGGCTTGTCGCTCAAATAGAAAGGATGGGCTGGTGGAGGTGAGCTTTCAGGGAGGCTGCCCAGCTACGGTGGCCACTCAGACCTGCAATACCTCTCAGAGACAGGATCAACCACCCTTCCCCAAGGCTCACGAGCCAGAAAAACGGACTAACGCTCAGAATCTGAGTAAAGGCGTGAACGTCGGCGCCGCTGTGGCAAGCGGATCCGTATCCGAGACCTCTGTCCATAACCTGGAAGCCCAGAAAGATGAGACGGGGATTCATGGTGCAAtagtgttttgttcttcctctaAGGACGTTTGTGCCGAGCTGCCTCCCACCTCCCCGGCTACACCTAAGGTGGCTTTGGCCAAGGACCAGGGCCAAACTAAGGGCTTTGACAGGAGGTCTAGTTGGGGGTCGTTTGATCTAAAAGCTGCTGTAATTTATCACACTAAAGGTAAATTGCTATTACTAGCATCATGAATGTCAGTCTTTtagtatatgtttttttttaggtgcATACTTTATAGTGCAAGTACAAAAGTGTATAGAGTGAGTTGAATTAGTTTGCATCTTAAGTgtatgtttaaagggatagttcacccaaaaatgaaaataatgtcattaacgACTCACCCTcgtgtcgttccaaactcgtaagacctccgttcatctacggaacacagtttaagatgttttagatttagtccgagagcttgttgacccttcagtGAAGGTCTACGTGCGGTGTAGTGTCCATGTTCAGAAGGGTAATGGGAACATGGTCAAGGTGGTCCGTGTGACATCATTGGGTAGGTTGGagtgtgttgaagcatcgaaaatacattttggtccaaaaataaaaaaattacggctttattcagcattgtcttttcttccacgtctgttgtgaagcgcatgcgcgagactaaagtcgcgtgactgcagtgacgcggatgacgtgttatc
This sequence is a window from Misgurnus anguillicaudatus chromosome 24, ASM2758022v2, whole genome shotgun sequence. Protein-coding genes within it:
- the nufip2 gene encoding FMR1-interacting protein NUFIP2; its protein translation is MEERPCEGAPGVYISHGAENGPDRPNKSVNNDQNHCQFQNEKTQTKKTENGKLNGTLKEGEVTPTSFNPDSSLHPANGNGDRHVLEINLKPKPTRRAFTTETTGDRKGRNTSRNSMDFKSSELNTVEGKKEILASLNGVVSLTSSVLLTNGYPSKPGADNDGSGSESGYTTPKKRRAQRNGKTGDNVTASTQGKAMQQGSKQGHGSAAPESADRVSQMESGKAGSKAEGHTACHLKAREPPASPTTPPPPVTELQRKNSDSKATGKKFEERSSKVKVAASTKEDSWTLFKPPPVFPVDNSSAKIVPKISYASKVKENLNKTGGEALTPAPQVPGRPPQVPMSAVKTITSVSFTNGPLPGEGNGCPLPGPHFSSTASTGPLLVSPAVPSENVASPPGGSTAIGSSTTSLTEPRKASLFVYPNMQHSLPSGRQANPPAAPTNQKSLGDIFQNQWGLSFINEPSVGPEGVACRSNRKDGLVEVSFQGGCPATVATQTCNTSQRQDQPPFPKAHEPEKRTNAQNLSKGVNVGAAVASGSVSETSVHNLEAQKDETGIHGAIVFCSSSKDVCAELPPTSPATPKVALAKDQGQTKGFDRRSSWGSFDLKAAVIYHTKEMEYIFSLQKQDPNRIVLYRESWDGPAQ